The following are from one region of the Coccinella septempunctata chromosome 7, icCocSept1.1, whole genome shotgun sequence genome:
- the LOC123316837 gene encoding uncharacterized protein LOC123316837, whose product MSSLSLYPVDLTAFRSSVKNESIFSKFGCPDELICDNVPFGSLSMKEFAKEWNFEILLRSPQYPQSNGLAEKGVGIAKNLLKKSLEEGKDIFGALLQYRNTPLKHINYSPAQLLMSRSCKTKVPISAELLKPTLCTNVSDRLEHRSLQNELYFNKNTRPLPDLKEGQNVTVYNHVKKYWQPGQIVREHQSPRSFVVKTEKGEIIRRNRIDLRKSQNDFELVNDQELLESGEASSPTFTNNSESSYKPSPEPANPTPDTISGKNWKRSEPPDLLWYEKEDLFSKIKEPKAANTRGACFVQETKLFEKH is encoded by the exons ATGTCATCCTTGTCCTTATATCCAGTGGACTTAACAGCTTTTCGAAGTTCAGTCAAAAATGagtcaattttttctaaatttggATGTCCTGATGAATTGATTTGTGACAATGTTCCCTTCGGCAGCTTATCGATGAAAGAATTTGCTAAAGAATGGAATTTTGAGATTTTGTTGAGAAGTCCTCAATACCCACAGTCAAACGGTTTAGCTGAAAAAGGTGTAGGCATAGCAAAAAACTTGTTGAAAAAATCCCTTGAGGAGGGAAAGGATATATTTGGAGCATTGCTTCAGTATCGTAATACGCCCCTAAAGCATATTAATTATTCACCGGCCCAACTTTTAATGAGTCGGTCTTGTAAGACTAAGGTGCCTATTTCAGCTGAACTGTTGAAGCCTACACTTTGCACCAATGTTTCAGATAGGCTTGAACACAGGTCACTTCAAAATGAGTTGTACTTTAATAAAAATACAAGACCTTTGCCAGATCTTAAGGAAGGGCAAAATGTTACTGTTTATAATCATGTCAAAAAATACTGGCAGCCTGGCCAAATTGTGAGGGAGCATCAAAGTCCTCGGTCTTTTGTAGTCAAGACAGAGAAAGGAGAGATTATTAGAAGAAATAGAATAGATTTAAGAAAATCACAAAATGATTTCGAACTTGTAAATGATCAGGAATTGTTGGAATCTGGAGAGGCTTCTTCCCCAACATTTACAAACAATTCCGAAAGTAGTTATAAGCCCAGCCCAGAACCCGCAAACCCCACACCTGACACCat AAGTggaaaaaactggaaaaggTCCGAACCTCCAGACCTTCTGTGGTATGAGAAAGAAGACttattctcgaaaattaaagaaCCAAAGGCTGCTAACACTCGCGGAGCATGTTTTGTTCAAGAaacgaaacttttcgagaaacattAA